The stretch of DNA ACTCCTGGGATACAAACAACCGGTCATGCTTGCTCTGGTGCCCACTTGCTGAGGCCTCTCTGCCACTTCGTTTGCAGAGATCTAGGCCAGCTGAGTAGCCAACGATAGAGAGGCTGCGGCCCCGCTCAGCATGACGGTCTACTGACTTGCTAAACGGACTCATACCTGGTTTTTTGTGTTACTGGCTCCGCTAGGCCAGCTTATTTATACTTTTCAATTTCTGCCTGGAGGTCATTGATAAAGCCTTTGTCGGTGCCAATTTTCACAAATCCGCACCGCTCCAGTACTTTCTGCGAACCTGCGTTGTCGTGAACCACTCGTCCGCATAAAGGCCTGGTGCTTTCCAGAGTCAGGAAGATTTGCAGGGCGTTGGTAGCTATTCCCTTTCTCTAGAAGCATCTGTTCAGCCAATACGTGATTTCCGCGTCGCCTTCTATCTCAAATTTGGCAATGTTTCCCACAACAGTGTTCCCGACTATAATTGTCTACCTATGGATTGTTGGGTCGGTCAGGTACCGGGTAAGCCTTTCCAGGTAGGCCTCCTTGTTGGTGCGTTCTTTCGGAGTGAAGGCGGCCAGGTAGGCAGCCTCCTCATCGAGCTGAAAGTGGAAGAATAATTCCAGGTCTGCTTGCTCCGTTTTTCTGAGTTGTACATGGTTAGCCTGCATTGCGCTACTGCTGTTAGTGGCCTTGTAGCAGGCGTATTATCCACCCGAAGGGAAATACTGCGCCAAAAGCTATTGCAGCGCAGCGTATGTGCCATAGTTGGAGAAACTAGGCCGGTAAAATTACTATTTCATGAACAGCTTGCATATTTCCCGTATTCTGTGTTGCTTCTGGCAGAGTTTACTATTCTCCAGCATTTGTCGCGTATGCGCAATCCGCAGATTTCGGGCTCACTGGCCCGGGGCTGGTACTACTGCCGCAAGTAGCCTGCCGCCCTCCTGCGCTTTACCCGAACGCCCCGCCTGCCGCGGGGGTGGGGCAGCTGTCACTCTCCGCTCCACGCATTACCAGGCGTAAAGCTCCACCCTAGTGGCCTAGGCTCAGCAGCAGTAGCCAGGCCGCACCTGAGCCTTTCAACAAAGCTACTTTGAGCTTCTCAGCAAAGCGGAGGCTTCTTTTCGGCCAGACCTTTGTCAGGAACTTAAAGCTCACTGACATGAACAACGTATGGTTTATTACGGGTAGCTCGCGGGGCCTGGGCCGCAGCTTAACCAAAGCAGTACTGGCTAACGGTGGCCGCGTAGCCGCCACCGCCCGCCAACCCAAGCAACTCGCCGACTTGGTAGCTCAGTATGGCCCCCAGATTCTGCCTCTGGCCCTGGACGTAACCAATGCCACGCAGATTACCGAGGCTGTAGTTGCCGCCGTAGGCCACTTCGGCCGCCTTGATGTGGTGGTAAACAACGCCGGCTTCGGCATAACGGGGGCCGCTGAGGCTTACACCGAGGAGCAGGTACGCAGCCAGCTCGAAACCAACCTGTACGCGCCCATTGCCGTTACGCGCGCCGTGCTGCCGTACCTGCGCAAACAGCGCAGTGGCCACATCCTTCAGATCAGCTCTATTGGCGGCCGGGTTGGTAACGCGGGGGTTTCTGTGTATCAGGCCGCTAAGTTTGGGTTGGGAGGCTTCACGGAGGCACTAGCCAAGGAGGTAGCTCCGCTGGGTATCAAAGTGACTTCAGTGGAGCCCGGCGGCTTCCGCACCGACTGGGCTGGCACCTCCATGACCTTCGCCCCCACCATTGCAGACTATACCGCCGTGAACCAGCGCGCCGACTACTTTGCCAGCGGTGATTTTGTGGCCGTGGGTGACCCTGCCAAGGCTGCGCAGGTACTGCTTGACCTGGTAGGCCACCCTGCGCCGCCCGTGCACCTGGTGCTAGGCAGTGAGGCCGCAGCCATGCTCAGCAAAGCCGACTCTGAGCGCAAAGCCGAGTTTGAGCACTGGCTGCCCGTTAGCCTCTCCACCGACCATGCTGAGGCCGAAAACTTCCTGGACACGCCCATGGGCAGGCTGTACCTCAACAACACCCCACCCGGCAACGCCTAGGCCAGGTAGGCCACCTACTCCCCACCACGGGCCAACTCTAGTGCGTGGCCCACCAGTGCAAGTGCCTCGTGGTACGCTTTGGCGTGGCACGAGGCACTTGCACCAATAGCTACTAGCGTATAGCCCGGCCTAACCGTTGGGCATACTGCTTGTTACACTTCACATACCTTGCCCTGGATTTATGTCTGCCACCTCAGAAGCGCCCGTGCGGCCCGCCATTCTCTACTCCTGCTACTACAGCCAAAGCCGGGCCGGAGAGCAGTTCGTGGCAGAGCATGCGCTAAGCTTCCAGCTCTCCGGCACGCTCACCACCTATGATGGCTTCCGGGAGCAGGTTTTTCGGGCGGGCGACCTACGGTTGGTGAAGCGTAACCACTTGGTGAAGTTCAATAAGCAGCCGCCGGAAAACGGGGAGTTCAAGTCGTTGTCGGTAACGCTAGACCAGGAAACCCTGCGCCGTTTAAGCCTGGAGCATGGCTACCACGCCCAAAAGCCCCATAACAGCAACAGTGCCGTGTTGGAGCTCCCCATGACTCCGCTTTACCAGAGCTACCTGGCTTCGTTGCAGCCCTATGAGCACCTAGCAGAGCCCGGCAACGAGAGCTTGCTTACCCTAAAGCTGCAGGAGGCCGTATTGCTGCTGCTCAAGAGCAACCCAGAGCTCCAAGATGTGCTGTTTGACTTTTCAGAGCCCGGCAAGCTGGACTTAGAAGCCTTTATGAGTCGTCATTTCCACTTCAATGTGCAGCTACGCCGGTTTGCTTACCTCACGGGCCGCAGCCTGGCCACGTTTAAGCGCGACTTTGAGAAAATATTTCACCTATCGCCCAGCCGCTGGCTGCTACAGCGCCGGCTTCAGGAGGCTTACTACCTAATAAAAGAGCAAGGCAAGGCTCCTTCACAGGCCTACCTGGAAGTGGGCTTCGAAGATCTGTCTCACTTCTCCTTTGCCTTTAAGAAAATGTATGGGGTGGCTCCTTCCAGAATCTAGAGAGCCAGATGGCCCGGTATAACACTTCTTATACAACCTGTTGCGCGCCATCACGTGCAATGTGCGCCTTGAGCGCTTTTCTGCTGGCAGTGCCAGGCAACTTACCGGGGCAGTCTTGCCCGGTAGCCAAGCTCTGGGTGCAACCGTAGAACTGAGAGGGCAGTCTGTTGGCAGTTCAGGGGGCAGCTGGTGGCCTAGTAACGGGCTTGGGCGCACGGTTGTAGTTCGGCCGGTGCCGCGCGCCGACTGGCCACAGAATTGAACCCAACAATTAACCCTTACCCACGTTCTACTTGCATAATTCACAGCCCCTGCCTTATGTGCCTGGCTCGCTCCTCCGGAGTTAAGCAACGAATGGTAGCGAGCCACAAGCCGTATTTCAGTACCCCCCGGATGAACCATATAGTGTACATGAGCAAGGCCGTTAAGCCGCTCTCCGACCAGGATTTGCAGGTTCTGCTGGCCCAATGCCGCCACGATAATGCCCTGCACAACGTAACGGGTGTGCTATTCTACAGTCACGGTAATATTGCCCAGCTACTTGAGGGCGACCCGACTATTATTGAGCCTTTGTTTGAGAGAATTGCCCTGGATGGCCGCCACTCACACGTAACCAAGCTGGTGGATAAGCCCATTGAGGCCCGTAGCTTTTCTGATTGGTCAATGGCCTTTCACCCCCTGGAAAGCGCGGGTTTTTCGGCCTTGGGCGGCTTTCTGCTCCCGGATAAAATACCGCCCCCGCCCGAAACCCTCACCATTGCTGATGCCCTGCTGGTAGACCTGGTACGCCAAGCCGTATTCGGGTCCGACGCTTCCGTTGCGCCTTCCCTTAACCTGGCCTAGGTTTCGGTTGTTCATACCCTACCACCTTAGTAGGGACTTTTTTTCCGATACCGCTCTCCTTCATGCACGATCACCAGCTTCAGAGTATCCTCCGGCATATGCCAGCAGGCATTGCCACCCTGTTGGGGCCGGAGCTGCGCTATGGGCTGGTGAACGAGGCCATGCAGGAGCTGCTGGGCAGCCCCACGCCTACCGGTGAGCCGCTGGCTAAACACCCAGGCCGGTTAGCAGCTGATCTGCTGGAAGTTATGCAGCAGGTATATAGCTCAGGCCGCCCCTATGTGGCCAAGGCCTATGCCGTACCCTTCCCCGGCTCAGAGAAGGGCACTCCCACCAAGCGCTATTTTGACTTGGCGCTGGAGCCGCTCACCGACGACCACAATGAGCCTCAGGGCCTGTTGCTGTTTGCGGTAGATGTAACCGGGCAGGAAGAGGCCCGGCAGCGGGCCCATGAGCTTTCCCTGGAAACACGGCGCCTTGATGCCCGCCTGCGGGTGCTCACCGAAACGGCCCCTCAGATTACATTCAGCGTTGATGCTCAGGGCCAGTATGAATACGTGAGCCCGCAGTGGTATTACTTTACGGGCCAGCCGCCCAAGGCCGACCTCAACGCCATCTGGCCCCTGCTCATTCACCCCGATGACCGCCTGCGAGTGCTTTACCAGGCTGATGCCGCCCGGGAGGCAGGCATTGGCTGGAGCTTTGAGTACCGCATGCGCCGCCACGATGGGCAGTACCGCTGGATGCTGAGTCGCGCCTTACCGGAGCTGCACGCCCCCAATAAGCCCGTGTTTTGGCACGGAGCCGTAACGGAAGTGCACGACCAGCGGGAGCTGGCCGAAGCGCTGCGTCGGGGCGAAACGGAGCTCCGGTTTCTGGCCGACAGCATTCCGCAGCTGATCTGGACGGCCACCGCCGAGGGGTTTATTGACTATTACAACCAGCATTCCGCCGACTACACCGGCCTCTCGGGGCAGGAGCTGGGGCCCACGGGCTGGGTGGCCCTCCTTGACCCCACCGAGCAGGCAGCGGCGGCCCGCCGCTGGGTGCAGTGCGTGGCCTCGGGCGAGGAGTACGAGGGCCTCTACCGCATGCGTCGCCACGATGGGCAATACCGCTGGCACATTATTCGGGCGCGGCAGCTGGCTGACTCCCGCGGGCCGCGGTGGTTTGGAGCCTGCACCGATGTGGATGACCAGCACCGCCTGCGCCAAGTACTGCAAACCCAGTACGATGAGCTGGCCCGCACCAACCGCGACCTAGACACCTTTGTGTACACGGCTTCTCACGACCTGAAACAGCCGCTGTTTAACCTGCGGGGCTTGTTCGATGAGCTCCGGCGCACCGCCACCTTCCAAGACCCCGAGCAGGAAGTGCTCCTGGAAATGGTTGATGACGCCCTGCGCCAGCTTGACAGAACCCTGCAGGAGCTGGCTGCTACCGTGCAGGACCAGCGCGAGCTGACCGCCCCCACCGAGGAACTTAACTTGCAAAGCGTGGTAGAGGAGGTACTGCTGGGCCTGCGCACCCAGGTGCAAGAGGCTCAGGCAGAGCTTGAGCTCGACCTCACGGCGGCTCCTACCTTACTTTACGGGCGCGCCAACTTGCGTAGTGTACTGCACAACCTGCTCAGCAACGCCCTGAAGTTTGCTCACCCTGACCGCCCCGCGCACATTCGGGTTACCAGTTCCCTCTCAGCTACCGGCAATGCCCAGCTATTAGTACAAGATAATGGCCTGGGTATGGAGCTGCGGCACGGCCCTTCACCCGCCTTTCAGCTATTTGAACGCCAGAACCCGCAGGTAGCGGGTGCGGGCGTAGGCCTGTACCTGGTACAACGCATCCTGGATAGCGGTGGGGGCCACTTAGAGGTTACCAGCACCGTAGGCCAGGGTACCACGTTTGTAGTACACTGGTTTGAGTAACCTGTAGCAGCACCCAACTTCAGGAGCAGCCAAGTCAACTCAACGGGCGGCCGAACGGGCTACGGGCTTCCGCCGGCCGTTTCTGGGTGCCACTGGGGCTTTCTTGGGAGGGGCCGGGGGCGTAAATGCCACCGGCAGCTCACACACCACGGGTACCGGTCGGCCCTCCAGCAACCCAGGGGCCCAGGTGGCCGGCAGTAGTTTAGCCAAGCGCAGGGCCTCCGCATCGCAGCCACCCCCCAGCTTCTTTACTACCTGATAGTTGGATACGTTGCCGGTAGCATCAATCAGGAAAGCAACCTTGGCTGTACCGCGTACGTGGCTCTTCAGAGCCTGAGCCGGATACCTGAGATTTTCGCGCACTACCTGCTGCAGGGCTTCCAGCCCCCCTATGTACACAGGCTTTCGTTCCAGCTGTAGCGTGTCGCGGCAGTCGTCTTCCGCACTCCAGAGCTTAAACACGCAGTCATCACTGGCTACGGGTTTGTTGAATAGTACCTGCTGGTAGGTGTAGTCGTAGTTCTGTACCAGGGTGCCTTCGGGGGCGTAGAACTCCCACATGCCCACTTTCTTATCCTGGTCGTATGCCCCTCGCTCCCGAATGGTTTCGCCATCGGCGTAGTAGGTGGTCCAGGTGCTGTCTTTTTGCCCATTGCTGTAGTAGCCGCTTGTGCGCAGCAGGTTGTTCTTGCCGCTGTACCTCTGGTACTGTCCCTGCTTCACGGTGTTATTGGCAGTCAGTACTGAATATTCTTCCTTGCACCAAGGATTCTGGTGCGTTACCACCACACTACGCACCTGCTGGCCAACGCTTAGCGCCGGAGCGGCCAGTTGCAAAAAACCCAGGGTCCCCCAGAAAATCACACGTAAAAATCCTTTCATACCCAGTAAGCTCATAGGTTATAAAAAATCGCAGTAGATGATAGTACTACCAGGCATATGAATGGCACTTAGCCTAGCATAAGTGGATAAATATAACAAATCAAAGCCAATTGACCATTCACAGGACATTCGTTCTACAAGCCTTTTAGTAGGCCCAGTGCTTAAACTATTTGCGCCTGCGGGCGATGCCTGGGGGGCTGTATTACCTGCAGCCAGCGACCTGGCACAACCTGTTGCAACCGGAAACTGCCGCCAACTTGCTTTCTTTGGCGCTCCATGTTGTAGTGCTTTGGTTTATGGCTAGTCGTCGCAAATTTCTGTCTTCTTCGGCCGCTGGCTTAGCGGTGGTAGCCACTCGCCCGCTTGCTGAGGCGGCTACCCTAGCAGCGGGCCCCCTCGCGGGCAAGCCCTTGGTTATATCAACCTGGGACACTGGCCTGGCGGCCAACCTGGGCGCCTGGCAAGTGCTACGCAAAGGTGGCCAGGCGCTTGATGCGGTAGAGGCCGGGGTAATGGTGACAGAAGCTTCCCAGAACTGCTGCGTAGGCCTGGGCGGCAACCCCGACCGGGAGGGCATTGTTACGCTGGATGCCTGCATTATGGATGACAAGTTTAACTGCGGCAGCGTTGCCGCTCTGGAGCGCATCAAGCACCCCATCAGTGTGGCCCGGCGCATTATGGAGCGCACCCCGCACGTAATGCTGGTAGGAGAAGGTGCTCAGCAGTTTGCCGTGGCGCAAGGGTTTCCACTGGAGCCTCAGCAACTCAGCCCCGACGCCGCCAAGGCTTACCAGGAATGGCTCAAGACCAGCCAGTACCGCCCTGTTATTAACATTGAAAACTCAGGGAGCCACAAGCCCGTGGGGCCGGTGGGGGGCGCCAACAACCACGATACCATTGCCATGCTGGCCCAAGATGCTCAGGGCAACCTCAGCGGCAGCTGCACTACCAGCGGCATGGGCTTCAAAATGCGGGGCCGCCTCGGCGACTCTCCCCTCATTGGCTCGGGTTTGTTCGTGGATAACGCCGTGGGGGCAGCCGCAGCCACGGGCCAGGGCGAAGATGTAATTCGTATTGCCGGCTCCCATACCGTGGTGGAGCTCATGCGTCAGGGCCTCTCGCCTACGGCGGCCTGCAAAGCGGCCGTAGAGCGCATTGCCCGCATTAAGGGAGATAAAGCCCGCGAAATTCAGGTGTGCTTTATTGCCATCAATAACCAGGGCCAGCATGGAGCTTTTGCCCTTCAGAAGGGCTTTAGCTACGCCCTATGCACCAGCGAGAACCAGCAGCAACTTGTGCAGAGCGGCTACCTGCTCAAGTAGGCCTATAAGAGAACAAGCCAAGCCGCTCAGCGGCGTTACCACCGTACGCTGGTGATGCCCACTTCGGGCTGCTGGTTTTGTAGCCATTCTACGGCCTG from Hymenobacter taeanensis encodes:
- a CDS encoding BLUF domain-containing protein; translated protein: MNHIVYMSKAVKPLSDQDLQVLLAQCRHDNALHNVTGVLFYSHGNIAQLLEGDPTIIEPLFERIALDGRHSHVTKLVDKPIEARSFSDWSMAFHPLESAGFSALGGFLLPDKIPPPPETLTIADALLVDLVRQAVFGSDASVAPSLNLA
- a CDS encoding PAS domain-containing sensor histidine kinase, producing the protein MPAGIATLLGPELRYGLVNEAMQELLGSPTPTGEPLAKHPGRLAADLLEVMQQVYSSGRPYVAKAYAVPFPGSEKGTPTKRYFDLALEPLTDDHNEPQGLLLFAVDVTGQEEARQRAHELSLETRRLDARLRVLTETAPQITFSVDAQGQYEYVSPQWYYFTGQPPKADLNAIWPLLIHPDDRLRVLYQADAAREAGIGWSFEYRMRRHDGQYRWMLSRALPELHAPNKPVFWHGAVTEVHDQRELAEALRRGETELRFLADSIPQLIWTATAEGFIDYYNQHSADYTGLSGQELGPTGWVALLDPTEQAAAARRWVQCVASGEEYEGLYRMRRHDGQYRWHIIRARQLADSRGPRWFGACTDVDDQHRLRQVLQTQYDELARTNRDLDTFVYTASHDLKQPLFNLRGLFDELRRTATFQDPEQEVLLEMVDDALRQLDRTLQELAATVQDQRELTAPTEELNLQSVVEEVLLGLRTQVQEAQAELELDLTAAPTLLYGRANLRSVLHNLLSNALKFAHPDRPAHIRVTSSLSATGNAQLLVQDNGLGMELRHGPSPAFQLFERQNPQVAGAGVGLYLVQRILDSGGGHLEVTSTVGQGTTFVVHWFE
- a CDS encoding energy transducer TonB — translated: MKGFLRVIFWGTLGFLQLAAPALSVGQQVRSVVVTHQNPWCKEEYSVLTANNTVKQGQYQRYSGKNNLLRTSGYYSNGQKDSTWTTYYADGETIRERGAYDQDKKVGMWEFYAPEGTLVQNYDYTYQQVLFNKPVASDDCVFKLWSAEDDCRDTLQLERKPVYIGGLEALQQVVRENLRYPAQALKSHVRGTAKVAFLIDATGNVSNYQVVKKLGGGCDAEALRLAKLLPATWAPGLLEGRPVPVVCELPVAFTPPAPPKKAPVAPRNGRRKPVARSAAR
- a CDS encoding helix-turn-helix domain-containing protein yields the protein MSATSEAPVRPAILYSCYYSQSRAGEQFVAEHALSFQLSGTLTTYDGFREQVFRAGDLRLVKRNHLVKFNKQPPENGEFKSLSVTLDQETLRRLSLEHGYHAQKPHNSNSAVLELPMTPLYQSYLASLQPYEHLAEPGNESLLTLKLQEAVLLLLKSNPELQDVLFDFSEPGKLDLEAFMSRHFHFNVQLRRFAYLTGRSLATFKRDFEKIFHLSPSRWLLQRRLQEAYYLIKEQGKAPSQAYLEVGFEDLSHFSFAFKKMYGVAPSRI
- a CDS encoding oxidoreductase — translated: MNNVWFITGSSRGLGRSLTKAVLANGGRVAATARQPKQLADLVAQYGPQILPLALDVTNATQITEAVVAAVGHFGRLDVVVNNAGFGITGAAEAYTEEQVRSQLETNLYAPIAVTRAVLPYLRKQRSGHILQISSIGGRVGNAGVSVYQAAKFGLGGFTEALAKEVAPLGIKVTSVEPGGFRTDWAGTSMTFAPTIADYTAVNQRADYFASGDFVAVGDPAKAAQVLLDLVGHPAPPVHLVLGSEAAAMLSKADSERKAEFEHWLPVSLSTDHAEAENFLDTPMGRLYLNNTPPGNA
- a CDS encoding N(4)-(beta-N-acetylglucosaminyl)-L-asparaginase, encoding MASRRKFLSSSAAGLAVVATRPLAEAATLAAGPLAGKPLVISTWDTGLAANLGAWQVLRKGGQALDAVEAGVMVTEASQNCCVGLGGNPDREGIVTLDACIMDDKFNCGSVAALERIKHPISVARRIMERTPHVMLVGEGAQQFAVAQGFPLEPQQLSPDAAKAYQEWLKTSQYRPVINIENSGSHKPVGPVGGANNHDTIAMLAQDAQGNLSGSCTTSGMGFKMRGRLGDSPLIGSGLFVDNAVGAAAATGQGEDVIRIAGSHTVVELMRQGLSPTAACKAAVERIARIKGDKAREIQVCFIAINNQGQHGAFALQKGFSYALCTSENQQQLVQSGYLLK